A genomic window from Pseudogulbenkiania sp. MAI-1 includes:
- a CDS encoding ComEA family DNA-binding protein codes for MKKLLLILTSLLVFCSSAMAAINLNTASQQELESLNGIGPAKAKAILDYRTKQGPFRSVDELKNVSGIGDKTLEKLRQDIAVTGNGMATQAKPGATLAAPARPAVKPVMPPRQ; via the coding sequence ATGAAGAAGTTGCTGCTCATTCTCACCAGCCTGCTGGTATTTTGCTCCTCGGCCATGGCGGCCATTAACCTTAATACCGCTTCGCAGCAGGAACTCGAGTCGCTCAACGGCATCGGTCCGGCCAAGGCCAAGGCGATTCTGGACTACCGGACCAAGCAGGGGCCGTTCAGGAGTGTCGACGAGTTGAAGAACGTGTCGGGTATCGGCGACAAGACCCTGGAAAAACTGCGCCAGGACATTGCAGTTACCGGCAATGGCATGGCGACGCAAGCCAAACCGGGGGCGACTCTGGCTGCTCCGGCCAGACCGGCGGTCAAGCCAGTCATGCCGCCCAGGCAATAG